From one Paenibacillus terrae HPL-003 genomic stretch:
- a CDS encoding amidohydrolase family protein produces the protein MNHRLLIQNGCVLTLDKTMGDFKKADILIEGKKIVAVQPELEASDCEVVDATNMIVMPGFVDTHRHTWESVVRNVGADWSLEKYLGRMYYGNIGAKLRPQDGYVANLLGALEALDAGVTTLLDWSMINSPDHTDELIRGLQESGTRAVFAHGVPGDGEYWSRESQIRQSDDSRRVKKQYFSSDDQLLTMGLAIRGPEFSAWETAVDEIRFARELGVLCTMHLGFGTWGSVDRSIEKLHKAGLLGSDLNFAHANTLSYEEYKLIADSGASISVTPEIEMMMGHGYPATGLFMENGGRPSLGVDVVVSTGGDMFAQMKFALQAERSRINGKILSTGEMPMELTISARDILEFATIDGARALGLDHKIGTLTPGKEADLIMIRTNDLNMFPVNNPIGAVVQCANTSNVDSVFVAGQAVKRNGKMLHVDIQRLRKLANESRDYIFSQYGVPEEAWPI, from the coding sequence ATGAACCATCGTTTATTAATCCAAAACGGCTGTGTACTCACGCTCGATAAGACAATGGGTGATTTTAAGAAAGCGGATATTCTCATTGAGGGGAAAAAAATTGTCGCTGTTCAACCGGAGCTAGAAGCATCCGATTGTGAAGTTGTTGACGCTACAAATATGATCGTTATGCCGGGATTCGTGGATACACATCGCCACACCTGGGAATCTGTCGTTCGTAATGTAGGTGCCGATTGGTCGCTCGAAAAGTACCTGGGGCGTATGTACTATGGGAATATTGGAGCTAAATTACGTCCGCAGGATGGATATGTAGCCAATCTGCTGGGTGCGCTGGAAGCGTTGGATGCAGGGGTTACCACGCTACTGGATTGGTCGATGATTAATTCACCCGATCATACGGATGAGCTGATCCGGGGCTTGCAAGAATCGGGAACACGAGCGGTCTTTGCCCACGGAGTTCCTGGTGACGGCGAATATTGGTCCAGAGAAAGCCAGATACGACAATCCGATGACAGCAGACGGGTGAAGAAGCAGTATTTCTCATCAGATGACCAGTTGCTTACCATGGGGTTAGCCATAAGAGGACCAGAATTTAGCGCATGGGAAACAGCAGTCGATGAGATTCGATTCGCTCGTGAGCTCGGTGTGCTGTGTACAATGCATTTAGGGTTTGGGACATGGGGTTCGGTGGATCGATCGATTGAAAAATTGCATAAGGCTGGACTGCTCGGATCGGACCTTAACTTTGCCCATGCCAATACACTCAGCTATGAGGAGTATAAGCTAATCGCAGATTCGGGCGCCTCCATTTCCGTTACTCCAGAAATCGAAATGATGATGGGACATGGCTATCCGGCTACAGGGTTATTTATGGAGAACGGAGGAAGACCCTCATTAGGAGTCGATGTCGTAGTATCGACCGGTGGAGACATGTTTGCGCAAATGAAGTTCGCCTTGCAAGCAGAACGCTCCAGAATCAATGGAAAGATTTTATCCACAGGAGAAATGCCGATGGAACTCACAATTTCAGCACGGGACATTTTAGAATTCGCGACGATTGACGGTGCCCGAGCATTGGGACTGGATCATAAGATCGGTACGTTAACACCGGGAAAAGAAGCCGATCTGATTATGATCCGCACCAACGATCTGAATATGTTTCCGGTAAACAATCCAATCGGTGCTGTTGTGCAATGTGCAAACACGAGCAACGTCGATTCCGTGTTTGTGGCTGGGCAAGCTGTCAAACGGAACGGGAAAATGCTGCATGTAGACATCCAACGTTTGCGCAAGTTAGCCAATGAGTCTAGAGATTATATTTTTTCACAATACGGGGTGCCTGAAGAAGCATGGCCAATCTGA
- a CDS encoding DUF4097 family beta strand repeat-containing protein: MKNWRNKGITLLCVSMLVVIVAGCNSDSDAKSEVKTFNSDNIKEIYVQTDSQNIELSRSSNEQIEVRSTDKGVTTAEEGGSLKVNAPESSSVFNPKTTTVYVALPNQLYEKVNLTTKSGKITGKDSKTKELNVSGDSGSIDINGFEGEKIVTHMSAGDINLVGISGGMEASADTGNINISHQGEIGQDSSVRSNSGGIEVKLDPAPSSLSINAVTNSGKIESSLKSSSGPSGSDKELHAQIGKVTDGSPVLSLETSSGTIVIK; encoded by the coding sequence ATGAAAAATTGGAGAAATAAAGGGATAACCCTGTTGTGTGTCAGTATGCTGGTAGTGATTGTCGCAGGTTGTAATTCGGACTCTGATGCCAAGAGTGAAGTGAAGACGTTCAATAGTGACAATATAAAGGAAATTTATGTTCAAACAGACAGCCAGAATATCGAGCTGAGCCGATCAAGTAATGAACAAATTGAGGTTCGATCCACGGATAAGGGAGTAACAACTGCGGAAGAGGGAGGTTCACTTAAGGTGAATGCCCCAGAATCTTCAAGTGTATTTAATCCTAAAACGACTACTGTGTACGTAGCTTTACCTAACCAGCTTTATGAGAAGGTAAATTTAACAACAAAGTCCGGAAAAATTACAGGGAAAGATAGCAAAACAAAAGAATTGAATGTATCAGGAGATTCCGGTTCTATTGATATTAATGGATTCGAAGGAGAAAAAATTGTAACTCATATGTCGGCAGGGGATATTAATTTGGTAGGGATTAGCGGTGGAATGGAGGCAAGTGCAGATACAGGCAACATTAATATTTCTCATCAAGGAGAGATCGGGCAGGATAGCAGTGTTCGGAGTAATAGCGGGGGAATTGAGGTAAAACTTGATCCTGCCCCATCGTCACTAAGTATTAATGCCGTTACAAACTCTGGTAAAATTGAGTCTTCCTTGAAGTCATCTTCTGGTCCATCTGGATCCGATAAAGAATTACATGCCCAAATTGGTAAGGTAACAGATGGAAGTCCCGTACTTTCTCTTGAAACTTCTTCCGGAACCATTGTAATTAAATAA
- a CDS encoding ABC transporter permease: protein MTIVALILSLGFVFIAIVMSKSFKLGLDRDIIIATIRASVQLLAIGYVLHLIFGMQSYGFIVLFILLMITVASQNVARKGRFIPGLMWKSFLTLLCVEIVTQAFLISLHIIPATARYMITISGMIIGSSMILSSLLVSRLKSEVLLRKPEIMLILALGGTPRQAIFPILKDCIRSSMIPTIEGQKTLGLVQLPGMMTGQIIAGANPIAAVRLQLLIVFTTMTSAILTSVLLSLFIYPALFTRQQQLRTEAWER, encoded by the coding sequence ATGACGATTGTTGCCCTGATTCTTTCTCTCGGTTTTGTGTTCATCGCCATCGTCATGTCCAAATCCTTCAAGCTTGGTTTGGATCGGGATATTATTATCGCCACGATCAGAGCATCGGTTCAGTTGCTGGCTATCGGTTATGTATTACATTTAATTTTCGGGATGCAGAGCTACGGATTTATCGTATTGTTCATTCTGCTCATGATCACCGTAGCCTCCCAAAATGTGGCACGCAAAGGACGATTTATTCCCGGTCTCATGTGGAAATCATTCCTGACGCTGCTGTGTGTGGAAATCGTTACACAGGCATTCCTGATTAGCCTGCATATCATTCCGGCGACAGCCCGGTATATGATTACGATTAGCGGCATGATCATTGGCAGTTCCATGATTTTGTCCAGCCTGCTGGTGTCCCGCCTCAAGTCGGAGGTCCTGCTGCGTAAGCCTGAAATCATGCTCATCCTGGCACTAGGCGGCACACCGAGACAAGCCATTTTCCCCATACTCAAGGATTGCATACGTTCCAGTATGATTCCAACTATTGAGGGACAGAAAACGCTGGGGCTGGTCCAGCTTCCCGGCATGATGACCGGGCAGATTATCGCAGGAGCCAATCCCATTGCCGCCGTCCGTTTGCAGTTGCTGATCGTATTTACCACCATGACCTCTGCCATTCTGACCAGCGTGCTGCTCAGCCTGTTCATTTATCCGGCATTATTCACCCGCCAGCAGCAGCTTCGCACAGAAGCATGGGAGCGCTAA
- a CDS encoding Lrp/AsnC family transcriptional regulator, with protein sequence MDQVDHKILLCLQNQARISMTELGKEVGLSQPAVTERVRRMEDKGIITGYRAMVSHEKVGKPIMAHVLVHTNQCNSFVEFCQSAPEVIECHRISGEQNYLLKVMVESMFKLEQFGDECGKHGHSTTLIVLSSPVELKHVTPALLDPI encoded by the coding sequence ATGGACCAAGTAGACCATAAAATTTTGCTATGTCTACAAAACCAGGCGCGTATCTCCATGACCGAGCTGGGTAAAGAGGTTGGACTTTCCCAGCCTGCCGTAACGGAGAGAGTGCGGCGCATGGAGGATAAAGGTATCATCACCGGGTATCGTGCCATGGTTTCACATGAGAAAGTCGGAAAGCCGATCATGGCCCATGTGCTCGTGCATACGAATCAATGCAATTCATTTGTTGAGTTTTGTCAATCTGCACCTGAGGTCATTGAGTGTCATCGAATCAGCGGTGAGCAAAATTATTTACTTAAGGTTATGGTCGAATCCATGTTTAAGCTGGAGCAATTCGGGGATGAGTGCGGAAAGCACGGTCACTCTACCACGTTAATTGTCTTATCCTCGCCTGTAGAGCTTAAACATGTAACTCCCGCTTTATTAGACCCTATTTGA
- a CDS encoding serine hydrolase domain-containing protein codes for MGVENRTFAIQDGLDGRVNTVIDQTLAEKRLVGAVVMIYMDGSPVYVRAAGLADREEHRLMHEDALFRLSSVSKPIVSTAALVLAAQGLIGLDESIERWLPDFRPRLISGEQPSITVRQLLTHTAGLTYGFLEEEGGGPYHRAGVSDGMDFSNLTLEENLQRLASVPLLYTPGKAWGYSIATDVLGAIISRVCGTTLEQAVKKLVTDPLGLQDTSFTVADPERLAAAYVNDTLEPRRMREVEVAQVFEGTAGLRFQPARAFDPTAFHSGGSGMIGSAKDFMRLLETLRNGGNPLLSEEWVREMGTIQTGNLSLAGWPGRGFGLGFTVLQNPDEGETAESPGTWRLGGAYGHSWFVDPAQKLSVVAFTNTAFEGMSGPFTTELCQAIYGSSNRV; via the coding sequence ATGGGTGTGGAAAATAGAACTTTTGCGATACAAGATGGTCTGGACGGACGTGTGAATACTGTCATAGATCAAACCCTTGCCGAGAAGCGCCTGGTTGGCGCAGTCGTCATGATATATATGGATGGTTCACCTGTGTACGTCCGTGCGGCGGGACTGGCTGATCGAGAAGAACATCGTCTTATGCACGAGGATGCTTTATTTCGGCTCTCTTCTGTGTCCAAGCCGATTGTATCTACTGCGGCCTTGGTTTTGGCAGCCCAAGGGCTGATTGGACTCGATGAATCTATTGAACGCTGGTTGCCGGACTTTCGCCCCCGCTTGATCAGCGGCGAGCAGCCATCCATTACAGTACGCCAATTGCTCACACATACTGCCGGGTTGACCTACGGCTTTTTAGAGGAAGAAGGCGGCGGCCCTTATCATCGTGCAGGCGTTTCAGATGGCATGGATTTTTCAAATCTTACGCTTGAAGAGAACTTGCAACGTTTGGCTTCCGTGCCTCTGTTGTATACACCGGGTAAAGCATGGGGCTATTCCATTGCCACCGATGTACTCGGTGCTATCATTAGTCGCGTATGCGGCACGACCCTTGAGCAGGCTGTTAAAAAGCTCGTTACAGACCCCCTCGGTTTGCAAGACACTAGCTTCACGGTTGCTGATCCCGAACGACTTGCCGCCGCTTATGTCAACGATACTCTGGAACCCCGCCGGATGCGTGAGGTTGAGGTTGCGCAGGTGTTTGAAGGCACAGCGGGACTTCGTTTTCAGCCTGCACGCGCCTTTGATCCGACGGCTTTCCACTCTGGCGGCTCGGGTATGATTGGCAGCGCAAAAGACTTTATGCGACTACTGGAAACACTGCGAAACGGTGGCAATCCATTACTTTCTGAGGAATGGGTACGTGAAATGGGCACCATCCAGACCGGGAATCTCTCCTTGGCAGGCTGGCCGGGACGGGGCTTCGGACTGGGGTTCACTGTACTCCAAAATCCCGACGAAGGCGAAACAGCAGAATCCCCCGGAACGTGGCGCCTCGGAGGAGCTTATGGTCATTCATGGTTCGTTGATCCCGCGCAAAAACTCAGCGTTGTCGCCTTTACCAATACAGCATTTGAAGGGATGTCGGGTCCGTTTACAACCGAGCTTTGCCAAGCCATTTACGGTAGCTCAAATAGGGTCTAA
- a CDS encoding response regulator transcription factor, with amino-acid sequence MKNEKILLVDDEIGILTLLEVTLKKERYTHISRCTNAKQTLEMIRNKNYDLIVLDVMLPDMSGFELCSLVRSHTNAPIIFISASSSDFDKLKGLSVGGDDYITKPFNPLEVVARIEALFRRQKIYQTPSYAIQENQEVRVGRLTLKPSDAMLIFDEQKIECTAKELDLLRFFLRNPNRIYTSSQIYELVWGGEPRYGEEKTVAMHISKIRKKLEINPKSPEIIINLKGIGYKFIPPQ; translated from the coding sequence TTGAAAAACGAAAAGATACTTTTAGTGGATGATGAAATAGGCATTCTGACTTTGTTGGAAGTGACCTTAAAAAAGGAGCGCTACACCCATATAAGTCGCTGTACAAATGCAAAACAAACGTTGGAAATGATCCGAAATAAAAATTACGATCTCATCGTACTGGATGTTATGCTGCCTGATATGAGTGGCTTTGAACTATGCAGTTTGGTAAGAAGCCACACCAACGCTCCGATTATATTTATTTCAGCAAGCTCAAGTGATTTTGATAAATTAAAAGGATTAAGTGTGGGCGGAGATGACTATATTACTAAGCCGTTCAATCCACTAGAGGTCGTAGCTCGAATTGAGGCGCTGTTCAGGAGGCAAAAAATATACCAAACGCCATCGTACGCTATACAGGAGAATCAGGAAGTTCGAGTAGGGCGGCTTACGCTTAAGCCATCCGATGCCATGCTTATATTTGACGAACAAAAAATCGAATGTACGGCTAAGGAGTTGGATCTCCTCCGTTTCTTTCTAAGAAACCCAAATCGGATATATACCAGTTCACAAATCTATGAACTGGTATGGGGAGGGGAACCTCGTTACGGTGAAGAAAAAACGGTGGCTATGCATATTTCTAAAATAAGAAAAAAACTTGAAATCAACCCGAAATCGCCCGAAATTATCATTAATCTAAAGGGGATTGGCTACAAGTTTATCCCCCCACAATGA
- a CDS encoding ABC transporter ATP-binding protein produces the protein MELTMDHVTKTYGSKQALKDMTLHLKPGVLGLLGPNGAGKSTLMRILATIEKPTKGTVSWNNVDISKNPDELRGELGYLPQDFGVYPNMNPVEFLEYIAAMKGLTMKSAKKRIDELLEALNLSHVRKRLLGGFSGGMKQRVGIAQSLLNDPSLLIVDEPTVGLDPEERINFRNLLSSQSSNRIVILSTHIVTDIESIAPNIAVMSEGRLITYTTPEQFIQTVDHKVWDYVIPSTSLQEVQAEYTVSSAIHRHDGVHVRIVSDARPGANAVPLPPSLEDAYLYSVAALGAIS, from the coding sequence ATGGAATTAACTATGGATCATGTTACTAAAACCTATGGCTCTAAGCAAGCATTAAAAGATATGACTCTACATTTAAAGCCAGGAGTATTGGGATTGCTTGGTCCTAATGGAGCAGGCAAATCGACACTTATGCGTATACTAGCTACTATTGAGAAGCCAACCAAGGGAACTGTTAGTTGGAATAACGTGGACATTTCTAAAAATCCTGATGAATTGAGGGGTGAATTAGGGTACTTACCCCAGGACTTTGGTGTATACCCCAATATGAACCCTGTGGAATTTTTAGAATATATAGCAGCAATGAAGGGCTTGACTATGAAGTCGGCTAAGAAACGGATTGATGAACTTTTGGAAGCCCTCAATCTTTCTCATGTACGAAAGCGCTTGTTGGGTGGATTTTCAGGTGGGATGAAACAGCGAGTAGGGATTGCACAATCCTTGTTAAATGATCCTTCCCTGTTGATTGTCGATGAACCAACAGTTGGCTTGGACCCTGAGGAACGGATTAATTTCAGAAATCTATTATCCTCTCAATCCTCAAACCGTATTGTCATTTTATCGACTCATATTGTGACGGATATCGAATCAATTGCCCCGAACATTGCGGTTATGTCCGAGGGACGCCTCATTACCTATACAACACCGGAACAATTTATTCAAACTGTGGATCATAAGGTCTGGGATTATGTCATTCCCTCAACGAGCTTGCAGGAGGTACAGGCGGAATATACAGTCAGCAGTGCAATTCATCGACATGATGGTGTGCATGTTCGTATTGTTTCGGATGCCCGTCCCGGCGCGAATGCAGTACCATTGCCACCTTCACTAGAGGATGCTTATTTGTATTCTGTAGCCGCTTTAGGAGCGATATCATGA
- a CDS encoding phosphate ABC transporter ATP-binding protein: MESKSLPAIEFKNITKYFTGSERQRAVLNGISAKVSPGKITTLVGPSGSGKSTLLSLCNLLLTPDEGEISVFGKPVSEWDIPELRRKVALVFQDAPMLQGTVLYNLQTAERLHGTVLHDPPGLLERVGLTRDLLEQKAQELSGGQRQRLALARTLANRPDILLLDEITSALDPASVKEVEELLLQMNKEEGTTMIWITHHMEQARRVGHETWLMIDGKLVEQADTEAFFHAPQHNETRRFIAGEWV; encoded by the coding sequence ATGGAATCGAAGTCACTTCCAGCCATTGAGTTTAAGAACATCACCAAATATTTCACCGGGTCTGAACGGCAACGTGCTGTCCTGAACGGAATTTCGGCAAAAGTCTCTCCCGGCAAAATCACCACGCTGGTCGGCCCGTCCGGGTCTGGTAAAAGCACGCTGCTTTCACTATGTAATCTTCTGCTGACGCCGGATGAAGGAGAAATCAGCGTATTCGGCAAGCCTGTATCCGAGTGGGACATCCCTGAACTGAGACGGAAGGTCGCGCTGGTTTTTCAGGATGCCCCCATGCTGCAAGGAACCGTCCTGTACAATCTCCAAACCGCAGAACGGCTGCACGGTACGGTACTGCATGATCCACCCGGCCTGTTAGAGCGTGTAGGACTCACCCGTGATCTACTGGAACAAAAGGCGCAGGAGCTATCCGGTGGTCAAAGACAGCGCTTGGCCTTGGCGCGGACGCTCGCGAATCGCCCGGATATTTTACTGTTGGATGAGATTACTTCTGCACTGGACCCGGCCTCGGTCAAAGAGGTAGAGGAGCTGCTGCTTCAAATGAACAAAGAAGAGGGAACGACGATGATCTGGATTACGCATCATATGGAACAAGCCCGCAGGGTGGGCCACGAAACATGGCTGATGATCGACGGAAAGCTCGTGGAGCAAGCGGATACCGAGGCTTTTTTCCATGCACCACAGCACAATGAAACTCGCAGGTTCATAGCAGGAGAATGGGTATGA
- a CDS encoding SDR family oxidoreductase, with protein MNLHHKRVVVIGGSAGIGLATAIEAAKQGASIVIAGRSAEKLEQAKKVIPAESVETFQLNNQKEEEVQAFFEKVGAFDHLFTPGASYTRGPITMDTEKAKTPFEGKFWPQYFAAKHAVPHISKEGSIVLMSGAFSQRPMGFGATYGAANGAIESLGKALAVELAPVRVNVVSPGTIWRDGPEGEQRAQAFEEYKEVTLLHRVGYNEEIAHTVLYLMTNKFTTGSVLFPDGGYTLI; from the coding sequence ATGAATTTACATCATAAACGTGTCGTCGTCATTGGCGGCAGTGCAGGTATAGGGCTGGCAACAGCGATAGAAGCAGCAAAGCAGGGAGCGAGTATCGTTATCGCTGGACGTTCTGCGGAGAAACTGGAGCAGGCGAAGAAGGTTATCCCTGCTGAGTCGGTGGAAACCTTCCAACTGAATAATCAGAAGGAGGAGGAAGTGCAGGCATTTTTTGAAAAGGTCGGAGCATTCGACCATCTGTTTACACCAGGCGCGAGCTACACGCGCGGTCCGATCACGATGGATACGGAAAAGGCGAAGACGCCGTTTGAGGGGAAATTCTGGCCGCAATATTTCGCTGCGAAGCATGCGGTACCGCATATTTCCAAGGAAGGCTCGATCGTCCTCATGTCCGGGGCTTTCAGCCAACGGCCGATGGGCTTTGGCGCTACATATGGGGCGGCTAACGGCGCAATCGAAAGCTTGGGCAAGGCTTTGGCGGTAGAATTGGCTCCGGTACGGGTCAATGTCGTGTCCCCCGGCACGATCTGGAGAGACGGCCCCGAGGGTGAGCAGCGGGCGCAGGCTTTTGAGGAATACAAGGAAGTAACCTTGCTCCATCGGGTGGGGTATAACGAGGAAATCGCGCATACCGTGCTGTATCTGATGACGAACAAGTTTACCACCGGAAGTGTGCTGTTCCCAGACGGCGGCTACACGCTGATCTAA
- a CDS encoding sensor histidine kinase, with translation MKVKLRYGIHFILGLLAWLLSMAVMTIITTETILPTLGITPDNANYDLLVLLTFVVNIMMCSIVFSWYFGGPLWFIMSWIDNLTKGKYEAPITRKNKVYNQHYKLRQPYRLYKEVIHNIHILSDSLQQAEVERKNMEESKRDWIAGISHDLKTPLTYITGYTTLLLNDEYTWSAEEQKSFLLEVHHKSLHLERLIQDLNLSLQIENVEFQIPIQLKRGNLVAFIENLITDICSNPNAAEYMISFHTEEKIIDSCYDERLLYRALQNLLMNAVIHNPAGTEIQLTLARKNESKIELKIVDNGVGMESETIKNIFTKYYRGSTTHAPEFGTGLGMAIAKQLILAHNGSITMDSELSKGTTAYIILPYINETSADS, from the coding sequence ATGAAAGTTAAACTTCGTTATGGTATTCACTTTATTTTGGGTCTTCTGGCGTGGCTATTGAGCATGGCGGTCATGACTATCATAACCACAGAAACAATTTTACCCACTCTAGGAATTACACCTGATAACGCAAACTATGATTTATTGGTATTACTAACCTTCGTAGTTAATATCATGATGTGCAGCATAGTTTTCAGTTGGTATTTCGGGGGCCCGTTATGGTTTATCATGTCCTGGATTGATAATTTAACAAAAGGAAAATACGAAGCTCCGATTACTAGAAAAAATAAAGTGTACAACCAGCATTACAAGCTTAGGCAGCCTTATCGTCTGTATAAAGAAGTCATTCATAATATACACATTCTATCCGATAGTCTCCAGCAAGCAGAAGTGGAACGAAAAAATATGGAGGAATCTAAGCGGGACTGGATTGCTGGAATCTCACATGACCTCAAAACCCCGCTTACCTACATTACCGGTTACACTACTTTGCTGCTGAATGATGAATATACTTGGAGTGCGGAAGAGCAAAAATCCTTTTTACTCGAAGTTCATCATAAAAGTCTGCACCTAGAGAGGTTAATTCAGGACCTTAATCTCTCTTTACAAATTGAAAATGTAGAATTCCAGATCCCCATTCAGCTCAAACGTGGAAACCTGGTCGCATTTATCGAAAATCTTATTACTGATATATGCAGTAATCCCAATGCTGCCGAGTATATGATAAGCTTTCATACTGAAGAAAAAATCATTGATTCTTGCTACGATGAACGTCTATTGTACAGGGCTTTGCAAAATCTACTTATGAATGCAGTCATTCATAATCCGGCAGGTACTGAAATCCAGCTAACATTAGCCCGAAAAAATGAATCCAAGATAGAACTAAAAATCGTTGATAATGGGGTAGGCATGGAGTCAGAAACAATTAAAAATATTTTCACAAAATATTATCGCGGCTCTACCACCCATGCACCCGAATTTGGTACCGGACTCGGCATGGCCATTGCCAAACAGCTCATTCTTGCCCACAATGGCTCGATTACCATGGATAGCGAGCTCTCAAAAGGTACTACAGCATATATTATTTTACCCTATATCAATGAAACAAGCGCTGATTCCTAA
- a CDS encoding MFS transporter, whose translation MGTYAEMSKQPQENKSSLFKNVSFLLVLLSITFNSSGISIYLLAESWYVVNHLAAGNSLGVVLMATAIPRLVLMPFTGILADRYKKTYIMFLSDILRGLLLIVMVFCFLSNILSFSVVVTFAILFGILEAFYWPASSSLIPAIVSENHLAQANSLSQIIQQFFSLAGPLIGGIILTYGSYHHLFGSIATILILGAFSSLFVSKYMHKAQHSSSESLNLVKEWKEGIHFIKEDAFIKAIIVVLIVAGFFLTGPLSMAIPLLVDSVLHGSALTLSYLETSVTVGMIAGGVLIAVSKIRKRRALISLLSLALCGLAIIFLGISVHFLQTLLLLGTIGFVISFSNTFLVTLLQERTPQDKIGRILSLVTTATTGLVPLSQAIISIFLNRGLQISQILVSFGVIVFVFYFMMMLLFRPIRNA comes from the coding sequence ATGGGAACTTATGCGGAAATGTCCAAACAACCACAAGAAAATAAATCTTCATTGTTTAAAAATGTCTCATTTCTTCTCGTCCTGCTTTCAATCACATTCAACAGTTCTGGAATTTCAATTTACCTTTTAGCAGAATCCTGGTATGTCGTAAACCACCTCGCAGCGGGTAACAGTCTGGGTGTTGTACTGATGGCTACAGCTATCCCACGCCTAGTACTAATGCCCTTTACAGGAATTCTGGCAGATCGCTACAAGAAAACATATATTATGTTCCTATCCGATATATTACGAGGACTACTGTTAATCGTTATGGTGTTTTGTTTTCTATCGAATATTTTAAGCTTCTCCGTAGTTGTCACCTTTGCTATATTATTCGGGATTTTAGAAGCCTTCTATTGGCCGGCTTCATCCTCGCTCATTCCTGCGATCGTTTCAGAGAATCATCTGGCTCAAGCTAACTCATTATCTCAAATCATTCAGCAATTTTTCAGTTTGGCGGGGCCCTTAATTGGAGGGATTATTCTTACTTATGGCTCTTATCATCATTTGTTTGGCAGTATTGCAACCATTTTAATTCTTGGAGCGTTTTCTTCACTCTTTGTCAGTAAATATATGCATAAAGCCCAGCACTCCTCTTCTGAATCTTTAAATCTTGTTAAGGAATGGAAGGAAGGAATCCATTTCATAAAAGAGGATGCATTCATTAAAGCCATTATTGTTGTCTTAATCGTCGCTGGTTTCTTTCTGACAGGACCATTATCTATGGCTATTCCATTACTTGTAGATTCTGTTTTGCATGGAAGCGCATTAACACTGAGTTACCTAGAAACGTCTGTAACTGTGGGTATGATTGCAGGTGGAGTCCTTATCGCAGTGTCAAAGATTCGAAAACGAAGAGCTCTGATCTCACTTCTGAGTCTTGCACTATGCGGACTTGCTATTATATTTTTAGGCATCAGCGTGCACTTTTTGCAAACCCTGTTATTATTAGGCACAATCGGGTTCGTTATTTCTTTTAGTAATACTTTTCTTGTCACTCTGCTTCAGGAAAGAACCCCTCAGGATAAAATCGGGAGGATTTTAAGTCTTGTTACTACAGCAACGACAGGACTCGTTCCTTTATCCCAAGCCATAATCTCTATTTTTCTTAATAGAGGTCTGCAGATCTCTCAAATACTAGTTTCCTTCGGAGTCATCGTATTTGTATTTTATTTCATGATGATGCTCCTGTTTCGGCCGATTCGAAATGCATAA